In a single window of the Amycolatopsis sp. cg5 genome:
- the ligD gene encoding non-homologous end-joining DNA ligase → MSEFVLLDVDGTEVKISSPAKVYFTEREETKLDLVRYYQAVAEPLLATLRGRPLMLERYPDGASGKSWFQKRVPKNAPEWLTTTVVSTPNGTTSDALVAADLAHILWAVNLGCIGFHVWPIHADQPEIADELRVDLDPSPGVGFDEIRAVAVLTRDFLREHGIEAKVKTSGSRGLHIYVGLEPRWDSYEVRAAAVALARALERKYPDLITAQWWKEERGSRVFIDFNQNAPHKTVFGAWCVRPRVGAQVSTPLFWSELDSVDPAGLTIATVPARVAEAGDPWRDSVPQSLEPLLEMSRYDLSHGLMDAPWPPVYPKQPNEPPRVAPSRAKRD, encoded by the coding sequence ATGAGCGAGTTCGTGCTGCTCGACGTCGACGGCACCGAGGTGAAGATCTCCAGCCCCGCCAAGGTGTATTTCACCGAGCGCGAGGAGACGAAGCTCGATCTCGTCCGCTACTACCAAGCCGTCGCCGAGCCGCTGCTCGCGACGCTGCGCGGCCGTCCGCTCATGCTGGAGCGCTACCCGGACGGCGCGAGCGGCAAGTCCTGGTTCCAGAAACGCGTGCCGAAGAACGCGCCGGAGTGGCTGACCACGACCGTGGTGTCCACGCCGAACGGCACCACCAGCGACGCCTTGGTGGCGGCGGACCTCGCGCACATCCTGTGGGCGGTGAACCTCGGCTGCATCGGTTTTCACGTCTGGCCGATCCACGCCGATCAGCCCGAGATCGCCGACGAACTCCGCGTCGACCTGGACCCGTCGCCTGGCGTCGGTTTCGACGAGATCCGCGCGGTGGCCGTGCTGACCCGGGATTTCCTGCGTGAGCACGGCATCGAAGCGAAGGTGAAGACCTCGGGTTCGCGAGGGCTGCACATCTACGTCGGGCTGGAACCTCGTTGGGACAGCTACGAAGTCCGCGCGGCCGCGGTGGCGTTGGCGCGCGCTTTGGAGCGCAAGTACCCCGATCTGATCACCGCGCAGTGGTGGAAGGAGGAACGCGGCTCCCGGGTCTTCATCGACTTCAACCAGAACGCTCCACACAAGACGGTGTTCGGCGCCTGGTGCGTGCGACCGAGGGTGGGAGCGCAGGTTTCCACCCCGCTGTTCTGGTCCGAATTGGACAGTGTGGATCCCGCAGGACTGACGATCGCGACGGTGCCCGCGCGGGTGGCCGAGGCGGGAGATCCTTGGCGCGACTCGGTTCCGCAGTCCCTGGAGCCGTTGTTGGAGATGTCCCGGTACGACCTCTCGCACGGCTTGATGGACGCGCCGTGGCCGCCGGTGTATCCCAAGCAGCCCAACGAACCGCCACGCGTCGCGCCCAGCCGGGCGAAGCGCGACTGA